A stretch of the Acyrthosiphon pisum isolate AL4f chromosome A2, pea_aphid_22Mar2018_4r6ur, whole genome shotgun sequence genome encodes the following:
- the LOC100162362 gene encoding pantothenate kinase 4, with amino-acid sequence MEEKGNPNSIKLPDTLEVFRNLKNAKQFAIDIGGSLTKIAYYSTVSFRRVYYATDNIDKNDDKNKEDKHDKFVYTYSEQARLHFVKFETKYIENCLDFIGDNLVNSDERKGKSIKATGGGAYKYSKLIQDKLGLKVDKEDELTCLITGCNFLLKNISDEAFVYHRNGSPEYEFQTADPHVFPYMLVNIGSGVSILKVESDNCYERIGGTATGGGTFWGLGTLLTKAKSFDELLDLAEKGDHRKADMLVKDIYGGDYETLGMHSDLIASSFGKICPRQNAESDYNEADLARSLLFAISNDIGQIACLYAMMHNLKKVYFGGYFLRNRSLSMHTISFSIKYWSRGTVQSLFLRHEGYLGAIGAFLKGTEECDGEKFSWLENYAGSGSNRTQLSFGKRVDQLELDRWESPLTFCPLLKDPSSYIPDTVDLNSDKEAREYWLNCFEESIENYVNYAISSQPTSDTAEERAAMFKEKFISRVQLLKIQPFAYGNLTVRGLLDTINQCLKEFDFPDPYLIQKRTENEYALTCFQERLEELDSLDLEERQKELIMGVLAGNTFDWGAKETVALMKTGEFDFKQARNRIPARPWLIDSLDSWVEKICNEPYKKIAIFIDNSGIDIVLGILPLAREMLRQGSRLILCANSAPALNDVTHSELVVLLRQIAAICPIISKGLDEGRLKSMETAQGGPCLDLSRLERELANELITVDLILLEGMGRAVHTNIEAEFVCDCLKLAIIKNRWLAKRLGGDMFSVVCKFESVNVSK; translated from the exons ATGGAAGAAAAAGGAAATCCAAACAGTATTAAACTTCCTGATACTTTGGAAGTTTTcaggaatttaaaaaatgcaaaacaatTTGCTATAGATATTG GTGGTTCACTTACAAAAATAGCATATTATTCAACAGTATCATTTAGACGAGTTTATTATGCCACTGATAACATAGACAAAAATGATGACAAAAATAAGGAAGAC AAACATGATAAGTTTGTTTATACATATTCTGAACAAGCAAGGTTACATTTTGTCaagtttgaaacaaaatatattgaaaactgTTTGGATTTCATTGGTGACAATTTAGTTAACAGCGATGAACGAAAAGGAAAAAGCATTAAAGCTACTGGAGGTGGGGCATACAAGTATAGCAAACTTATTCAAGACAAATTGGGACTAAA AGTAGATAAAGAAGATGAGCTTACTTGTCTAATCACAGGATGTAacttcttattaaaaaatataagtgatgAAGCATTTGTTTACCACAGAAATGGTAGCCCAGAATATGAGTTTCAAACAGCTGACCCACATGTATTTCCTTATATGTTAGTTAACATTGGCTCAGgtgtaagtattttaaaagttgagtCGGACAATTGTTACGAGCGTATTGGTGGGACAGCTACAGGGGGTGGCACATTCTGGGGCCTTGGTACACTTTTGACTAAAGCCAAATCATTTGATGAATTACTTGATCTTGCCGAAAAAGGAGATCACAGGAAGGCTGATATGCTTGTAAAGGATATATATGGTGGAGATTATGAAACTCTTGGCATGCATTCAGATTTAATTGCATCTTCTTTTGGAAAAATATGTCCTCGTCAAAATGCAG AAAGTGATTACAATGAAGCAGATCTGGCAAGAAGTTTACTGTTTGCAATTAGTAATGACATTGGTCAAATTGCTTGTTTATATGCAATGATGCATAATTTGAAAAAG gtatattttggTGGTTACTTTTTAAGAAATCGTTCACTCAGTATGCATACtatatcattttctataaaatattggtCTAGAGGAACTGTGCAAAGTTTGTTTTTAAGACATGAAGGATATTTAGGAGCAATTGGGGCATTTTTAAAAGGCACTGAAGAATgcg atggtGAAAAGTTTTCGTGGTTAGAAAATTATGCTGGTAGTGGAAGTAACCGCACTCAGTTGTCATTTGGCAAACGAGTTGACCAACTCGAACTTGATCGTTGGGAATCCCCTTTAACATTTTGCCCATTGCTCAAAGATCCATCTAGTTACATTCCAGATACAGTTGACTTAAACTCAGATAAAGAAGCTAG aGAATATTGGTTAAATTGCTTTGAAGaaagtatagaaaattatgtGAATTATGCAATTTCCAGTCAACCAACTAGTGATACAGCTGAAGAACGGGCCGCCATGTTCAAGGAGAAATTTATTTCTCGGGTGCAATTGCTTAAAATACAAccttt tgCTTATGGTAATTTGACTGTGAGGGGTCTTTTGGATACAATCAATCAATGTCTTAAAGAATTTGATTTTCCTGATCCGTATTTAATT CAAAAACGAACAGAAAATGAATATGCACTAACATGTTTTCAAGAACGATTGGAAGAATTAGATTCTTTAGACCTAGAGGAAAGACAAAAAGAACTAATCATGGGTGTCTTAGCAGGGAATACTTTTGATTGGGGTGCTAAAGAAACTGTAGCTTTAATGAAAACTGgtgaatttgattttaaacaaGCAAGAAACCGAATACCTG ctAGACCTTGGCTAATTGATAGTCTGGATAGTTGGGTTGAAAAGATATGCAATGAAccatacaaaaaaattgcaattttcaTCGATAACAGCGGTATTGATATAGTTTTGGGAATACTACCATTGGCCAGAGAAATGCTACGTCAAGGCTCAAGATTAATACTGTGTGCAAACTCAGCTCCAGCACTTAATGATGTCACTCATTCAGAACTTGTTGTACTGTTACGTCAAATTGCGGCTATTTGTCCTATTATTTCTAAAGGGTTAGATGAAGGTAGGTTGAAATCAATGGAGACAGCTCAAGGTGGGCCATGTTTAGATCTCAG TCGATTGGAACGAGAATTGGCAAATGAATTGATAACTGTGGATTTAATTCTATTGGAAGGAATGGGTCGAGCTGTTCACACCAATATAGAGGCAGAATTTGTGTGTGATTGTTTAAAATTAGCCATAATAAAAAACCGTTGGTTAGCTAAACGTTTAGGCGGCGACATGTTTTCAGTTGTGTGCAAATTTGAAAGTgttaatgtttcaaaataa